In a genomic window of Candidatus Obscuribacterales bacterium:
- a CDS encoding response regulator yields MTESSRPPLPRLSPTTSYYIRRLLHQNLDQLRSVLASGAGLEANPLSDLNEVLGSLYLEADELKEAVQSIERLATCHQALATQGGLHRQELEQTQSEIFWLLGFRLDRPEHRGLLLLVDDQPENLRLLSTTLSKQGYDIRSTVSGSMAITAAKTAKPDLVLLDIMMPGMDGYDVCRELKSQVETADIPIIFVSAIDDTFDKVKAFQVGGADYITKPFRIEEVAARIENQMQIRQLQQRLRGQNVRLEEELQRIKTEQNQAELMRLAMAQIGDYVLFCDDQAQVIHGNEAACKQLGYSYSDLLTLSLYTIAPNLTPDQWSEYRLKLRDWGFMTLQMEHQSVTQQAIAVSLGMHYFQQNGQERFCLVARKLVTV; encoded by the coding sequence ATGACTGAATCATCTCGTCCCCCCTTGCCTCGGCTGTCCCCCACCACCAGCTACTACATCCGTCGCTTGCTGCATCAGAACCTTGATCAGCTGCGATCGGTCTTAGCCAGCGGAGCCGGGCTGGAAGCCAACCCCCTCTCCGACCTGAACGAGGTGTTGGGGAGCCTATATTTGGAGGCAGATGAGCTTAAGGAAGCTGTTCAGAGCATCGAGCGCTTGGCAACGTGTCATCAGGCGCTCGCGACCCAAGGTGGGCTTCATCGCCAAGAGCTAGAGCAAACCCAGTCGGAGATTTTTTGGCTGCTAGGGTTTCGGCTAGACCGGCCTGAACATCGCGGGTTACTGCTGCTGGTGGATGATCAGCCTGAAAATTTACGCTTGCTATCGACCACCCTCAGTAAGCAGGGGTATGACATTCGCAGTACTGTGAGCGGCTCCATGGCCATTACGGCGGCCAAAACAGCGAAGCCCGATCTGGTCTTGCTGGACATCATGATGCCGGGGATGGATGGCTATGATGTCTGCCGCGAGCTGAAGTCCCAAGTGGAGACTGCCGACATTCCCATCATCTTTGTTAGCGCCATTGACGACACCTTCGACAAGGTCAAGGCCTTTCAAGTGGGCGGAGCCGACTACATTACCAAGCCCTTTCGCATTGAAGAGGTCGCTGCCCGCATTGAAAATCAGATGCAAATTCGCCAGCTTCAGCAGCGGCTGCGGGGGCAAAATGTGCGGCTTGAGGAAGAACTACAGCGTATTAAGACGGAACAAAACCAAGCCGAACTGATGCGGCTAGCGATGGCGCAAATTGGTGACTATGTCTTGTTTTGTGATGACCAAGCCCAAGTCATCCATGGCAATGAGGCAGCCTGCAAGCAGCTTGGCTATTCCTATAGTGATTTGCTCACCCTCAGCCTTTACACCATTGCCCCGAACCTCACCCCCGACCAATGGTCTGAATATCGCCTCAAGCTGAGGGATTGGGGCTTTATGACCCTACAGATGGAACATCAGTCGGTCACGCAGCAGGCGATCGCTGTTTCCCTGGGGATGCATTATTTTCAACAAAATGGTCAGGAGCGCTTTTGCTTAGTTGCCCGCAAACTGGTGACTGTTTAA